Proteins encoded within one genomic window of Gigantopelta aegis isolate Gae_Host chromosome 2, Gae_host_genome, whole genome shotgun sequence:
- the LOC121383232 gene encoding nuclear receptor 2C2-associated protein-like — protein MAASIISEHTKIRVSSVLNRDTKQFGKKHLLDHIEDTCWNSDQGSPQWIILDLGKTLHITEIHIQFQGGFAGKECWVEGSTSDSNFKKITSIYPEDINSKQIFRMPEDASPIECVKIVFNSSTDFYGRVTIYCVDVIGRPA, from the exons agTAAGCTCAGTGTTAAACCGTGACACTAAACAGTTTGGAAAAAAACAtctactagatcacattgagGACACATGTTGGAACTCCGATCAG GGTTCTCCACAGTGGATTATTCTCGACTTAGGAAAAACACTTCACATCACCGAGATACACATTCAGTTCCAAGGTGGCTTTGCTGGCAAGGAATGTTGGGTAGAGGGCAGCACTTCAGATTCAAATTTCAAGAAAATAACCAGCATATATCCAGAAGATATCAACTCAAAGCAG ATTTTCAGAATGCCAGAAGACGCCAGCCCTATTGAGTGCGTGAAGATTGTATTTAACAGCAGTACAGATTTTTACGGGAGAGTAACAATATATTGTGTAGATGTTATAGGCCGACCAGCATAA